acatatatatatgagatCGAAGTGGGGAGGCGCACGTTCGCAGCAGGCGGTCCGAGTTTCCGGTCCTTTCCGCGCGTCGTATACGACTCTCCTCGGCGCATCCGCTTCTCGTCTTGCTCCCTCCCCGAATCTGGGCCCACGCCTTCTCTACAGTTGATTTCCGAAATGACCGGAACGCCCCTCCTCTTTCCCAGCCCCCGAGCCAACGCGGACCCCACTCGACAGCACTCGTGCCGGAGAGGCCCGAGGGACTGGagattaattgaaaattattgcaTATTCCCCCCTCATTATAAACTAACACCAAATCTGGCAAAAGGAGAGTTGACTCACCGAGTCATAAGAACACATCAACCCGTAGCTTTGTTTTATAAGTGGGGGGGTGGGGGTGGTGAAAGACTGGCTGAGAGTGGGGTGAGAAGTACAAGGGGAATAGCTCCAACCAGGACAACATTGACCCAACATGTTCTACCGACCTAAGTTCATATGTCCAAAGCACACCacatgatctctctctctctctcacatcttcATAATTAGAGAAGTGGGGTCCAAGTCCAGCCCTAGCCTGCAGATGTAACCTCGCACTTAGCTACAGGAATGGCAGGCTCATCTAAAACTCTACTTCCACCAGAAACATTTTCACTAGGAGAGAACACACCTCGTCAAGACCTTTAATGTCTGACTGAGACTGAGAGATAGAGATTGTACGGTTCTGATTGGAAGTCCTTTGCGTTGACGGACCAATCCGCCGCGGGGGTTAAACAGCTGCGACGTCACTCCCGTCGCGCCAGAAAGTATAACTGGCGAGCTGCAACCTCAAACGAGCGAGGGAATCAGGCATTCGAGCCGATCTCTGGACCGAGTCAAGCAGATGTCAAATCATCAACTCGGGTTGCAAAGAGCGCACTCGCCATCTACAAGACCAGGACCAGGTTAATCCAAAACCTAAAGttagagagacggagagagaaggagagagaaggaggagttaaaaattagaggaaaagaacaataaaCAAAGGGAGCCCACCACACCACCCACTTTTCCCTCCCCTTAAGACCTCTCTTGGATCTCTCCCCTCTCTCATTCGATCAAAGAGAGCCTTTGGAACGCCCAGcaacttcctcctcctcctcctcttcttcttccttcttcctttttgttcatcttcatcttccacGGTTTTCTCTTCATGGCTCTCCTCACTTTCCTACCGGACAACTCCGCCAGCCACAAGCAAAAAACGCCCCCTCCTTCCAAACGCAAGCGAACCAAGCAGCACCACCCCCACGACGACGGGAagcagcaccagcaccagcaccagcaccagcaccaacGCGAGCAAGATCCAAAgctaaagcaaaagcaaaagcaaaagcaaaagcagccCGCACCGCCGCCGTCGCAGTCGTCGTGGGACCAATTCAAGAACCTCCTCACGTGCAAGCAGGTCGAGGGCTCCGCCGTCCACGACCCCTCCAAGAACAACAACAAGCCCGTCGGCTCCTCATGCAGCTCCATATGCAGCTTCCGGGACGTCGTCCACGGCAACACCCGCGTGGTCCACCGGGCCGACAACTCCCCCGAGAGCAGCTCCGTTGGCCAGGAGGCCGGCCTCCTGAGCCGGAAAGGCGGGGCCGGGTCCTCCTCCTCCCGGTCGCTGGGCGGGTCGACGAGATCCCATGGCGGCGGAGGCGGGTCGTCTAGGGGCATGCAATTCAGGAAGCTCTCCGGGTGTTACGAGTGCCACATGATCGTTGACCCCAGCAGGTAATTGCCGTGCGCACGCCAACGCGGCGACCAACCACCATACGATTTCACCTATCTTAGATTAAGTTTAGGCTCTCATATGGCGAATGACAAAGATGGTTTCGATTCGATCATCATCATCAGGTATCCACTCACGCCCAGGTCAACCATATGCGCATGCTCTCAGTGTGGCGAAGTCTTCCCCAAGCTCGAGAGCCTGGAGCTCCATCAGGCAGTTCGTCATGCAGGTATTTCTCCATAACCCTTTCGATAACATCTCTCGTTCTTGTCGAGTTTCGTTCCGTTTCCATGCCTAAATTCTCTTTCGCAACGAAAGCagaaagagaacaaaaggaATAGACTAACAAACTCGCCCGTTACCAAAGGATATTTTCCTTCCGCTTTGCTTCCATATGCGCGTTACCGGAATCGCTTTTTTGTCACCTTGTTCCATGCCACGATATCACATCAGAGAGCACCATTTTGCTACAAATCATAGTCTTTTCGCCCGGTCAAGGAAGATTGGTACTGATTAGGGCGGACCGCCTTTTGATGAAAAGCTTTGCCTCCCAATTAACCACCGCTTTATAGATCATTCCCTCCGTGAATCTTGCATTTTGCCAATATGGTGGAAGGCATCAAATCGCGAAATTGGGATATCTTTAATTATAATCACTTTTTGACATAAGCGGTCGATGGTGGACCggaattttttctatttttctcctAAGTTGGGGAGGGACCATTTACTAGCTTTTACTACGCCTCAGTCCAACCCCCAGTGCCACAGCTGTCACGATGAGGACCGGAGGGATTGCCCTCTCGTTCTCTTACGTGGCGAAGCACCGTTGGTCGATACCCGCTTTATTCATTTCGTGCCCATCTGACTTTAATATTACTGGCACGAATCGTGACCCCACCGACGAGTTGGGgtaaaaattgttatttttttgacGCCGCAGttactttttattttggtgCGCGATTTTTACCCCCCACATTAATTGCgcatttaatatatatttaatattttctcgggGCAGTGTCCGAGCTGGGGCCGGAGGACTCGGGCCGGCACATCGTGGAGATCATCTTCAAGTCGAGCTGGCTCAAGAAGGACAACCCCATCTGCAAGATCGAGCGGATCCTGAAGGTCCACAACACCCAGCGCACCATCCAGCGCTTCGAGGACTGCCGGGACGCCGTCAAGACCCGCGCCCTCGCCAGCGCCCGGCGGAACCCGCGCTGCGCCGCCGACGGCAACGAGCTCCTCCGGTTCCACTGCACCACCCTCGCGTGCGCCCTCGGCTCCGGCGGCTCCACCAGCCTGTGCGGCTCCGTGCCCGGCTGCGGCGTCTGCACCGTCATCCGCCACGGCTTCCACGCCAAGTCGcagggcgggggcgggggcgggggcgggggcggagTGTGCACCACGGCCAGCAGCGGCCGGGCCCACGACTCGCTCCGGTGCGCCGACGGCCGGCGGGCCATGCTGGTGTGCCGCGTCATCGCGGGCCGGGTACGCCGTGTGGCCGAGGACGGGGCGGCGCCGCAAACGGGGGAGGAAGACGAGGccgcgccggcggcggcggcggcggcggctgccgGGTCGTACGACTCCGTGGCGGGCCACGCCGGGGTCTACTCGAACATGGAGGAGCTGTTCGTGTCCAATCCCAAGGCCATCCTCCCTTGTTTCGTAGTGATTTACAAGGCGCTCGAGTCTTGAGAAAAGATCAGCGGACGACTCAATTGATCATCAACTTCATTTTGGCATTTGTTACAGGCGATTTCAATCAATCAAGCGTCAGCACCTAATCACGTAGGCGTAGCTAATGGACACGGTTGGGTTTCGGTCGTCCATTCACTAACTTGTATATATTAAATCAACGTCGTCCTTGCGTTTGGCATATGTAATGTCGAGTCATTAGGAACTCCACCTTTTCAATTGTTTACTTAGGATCTTGTGTACGAGGTCTCAATGTTGTCATTTCGATTGTCGTATCAAAACTTTTTGTGACAATGTGAAACAGAGTGATTATGATTAACCGAGTTTTCCTTGATGGTTTCCCATGGAGTCACGCCTTGGCGTTGGTTTGTTTAGTGACCGCAGCTCAACTACtctaattagaaaattaatttaaggattatgCCCCCATTTTGTGAAGAGATTAGCGAGGGATTTAACAATGATCAGATGGGGTTAAAGATCATCAACCATTTCGTGGGACGAACGACGGAAGAAGACAGCATGTAATGCGGGCACGGCAACTGCCGCTTTCAGCGAGGAGGTTGCGATTTCGCACTCACCCTTCGAGCGTCCCGTCCGCACGCGTCGTAACCCGAGCGGCCTTCGGTTCGATTCCACGTTTCGGCAGACCAGAGCAATGAATGGCCACGTGACGCGAGCTCCGTCTTATAAAAACCGCCTCGAAAGCAAAGGACGCAAGAGGAGGGAGCGGGATCGGTTGGCCCGCACGCATCGAAGACTTTTGACCGAGCATAAAGAACAAATTGCCGATGTGGGGAGAGCTTCTCATTTCTCCATTCGTTTGGACCTTCGAGACGGATATTTATATTTTCGACACGTATGTCATTGGTGACGTCACCGATTAAGATGGAGGGACGGCGTTCGGATGCAACGGCGGGTCGGGTGGGTTCTTTTGATTGTTGGCTGTGGAATCTATCGAGATCGTCGCAAATCTTAGTGCACGAAAAATTAAGGTACTTTCTCGCGGCAGGGTGGCCATTTCTATATTAGGAGTTGAAGCGGAGGATGCGGTCTTTGTCTTTATTTAATGGCGCAAGAGACGATGCAAGTTCTTGCGAATTTGGACAGGAGAGGGCCCGCGGGTGTAAGTTTTGATTTGCTTAGTTACCTTGGAATAAGTTAATCGTGAATTAATGCGAAACCATCCGAACCCTTGTCATGTTGAGGGGAAAATCTAGGGACCGAGTTAAAAAATGTTATGATGCAGAACAGATCTAGAAGAGGTCCGGATTGTATGGTGTGCTGCAGTCTAATGTTCGGTGGCGACTAAAGCGGAGACGACTATGATCCTAAGATGCGCTGAAGAAATTTTTGATTATCCTTTGActcgttttattttttcatttattaatttagtttaaGCCAGATTTTGAAGCTGCCTATTTTATTGCAATCTaacccttattttttttttatccattggcacaaaaaaaaatcaatcttttattataattgacaaatgaCAGAGTAAGTTAATAAAAGTAGACTTTGGTTAACAATAGAAGTTAGATGAAAAAACAGTCAACAACTTGTCACATAGTCATCAACATTAAGTAATTGACACAATAACACAACTGCTAAGTCGTTATGTTTATTGCCTCCATTTTGGAATTTGCAACTTTTTGTGTATaacgttattttacttattccGTAAACGGAGGCGGGACAATGCCCCTTTTTTTAGAACTAAGGTCCGCGAATGCGGGCCGATCCGGGCGGAAGACATTGTCAGGTGAGGAGTTTGGCTGGGGCGGCACATATGTTAAAAGATAACGTAGGTATCCTAAGATGAGCTCAATGAGAACAGAAATCTCGTGTAGAACAAAAGGGTAAGCTCGTTTGATTCTGATTTCCAATATGAATACGAACCGTGAAAGCGTGGCCTATCGATCCTTGTTATAACTTCTTGTAACCAAAAATATGATTAAGATTATTTGTTCTAAATATAGTATTATGAAGTTaatcttttcaaattcaatGACCACTTATTGTTGAAATATTGTTCTACATCACTTGATAAAGAGTCCTAAATGCTCTTTATGTTTATGTGGTCTCCCTCAACTTATCAGTTTAagcttttggatttgattttactaatatggtattagagcaagTGCTATCTCTTTCGTGAATGTGCACCGTGAGAAGGAATGTTGAAATATTACCTCATGTCACTTGACAACGGGTCCTAAATGCACTTCATATTCATGTGATCTCCCTTCACTTATCAtgcaaatttatctttatcCTTACTTTTATGCA
The window above is part of the Eucalyptus grandis isolate ANBG69807.140 chromosome 6, ASM1654582v1, whole genome shotgun sequence genome. Proteins encoded here:
- the LOC104448832 gene encoding uncharacterized protein LOC104448832, with the protein product MALLTFLPDNSASHKQKTPPPSKRKRTKQHHPHDDGKQHQHQHQHQHQREQDPKLKQKQKQKQKQPAPPPSQSSWDQFKNLLTCKQVEGSAVHDPSKNNNKPVGSSCSSICSFRDVVHGNTRVVHRADNSPESSSVGQEAGLLSRKGGAGSSSSRSLGGSTRSHGGGGGSSRGMQFRKLSGCYECHMIVDPSRYPLTPRSTICACSQCGEVFPKLESLELHQAVRHAVSELGPEDSGRHIVEIIFKSSWLKKDNPICKIERILKVHNTQRTIQRFEDCRDAVKTRALASARRNPRCAADGNELLRFHCTTLACALGSGGSTSLCGSVPGCGVCTVIRHGFHAKSQGGGGGGGGGGVCTTASSGRAHDSLRCADGRRAMLVCRVIAGRVRRVAEDGAAPQTGEEDEAAPAAAAAAAAGSYDSVAGHAGVYSNMEELFVSNPKAILPCFVVIYKALES